TTACCATTATCGAGTTCCTTCGCGTTTAGTGGCTCGGGTTTGCCGAGGCCGGCCGACGTGATTTCCACCCACGGCGCTTTGCTCTTGCCGAACATGCCGCTCGGGTCTTCACACAGGTACGCGGCGGGGAGGATGCCGAAGCCCAAGTGGATCGTCCCCTTCGTTCCGCGCACTTCGAGCCAGTAGCGCGTACTCGCGCCGTCCTTTGCGACGTGCGTCACGTAATGGCCCAGCGCGATTCCGGCGAAGCCGTAAGTGGCGGTAATGTGATCGCCCACAATCGGCCCGATCTGTTCACCGCCCTGCCGCACGTCGCCTGATACGGCCTTGCGCCCTGCCTGCTGAATGCGGGCGAAGCACCATTTCGAGTCGCCCGCGAGGTGACGCATTAAATCGAAGGTGTGTGTACCGAGCACCATCAGGTCTTCGCCGCCGCCGCGCTTGTCTTCCTTGCCGTGCCCGCGTAGCTCCATCACCGCGCCGATTTTCCCTTCGCCGATCAAATCCTTCACCACTTTCACACGCGGGCTGTACGCGGTCTGGTGCGCGATTGCGCATTTCACGTGGTGCTTTTCGCACACCGCGACCATTTCGTCGACCTGCTGGAGCGTCTGCGACGCTGGCTTTTCCAGGAAGATATTGGCCCCGTATTCGGCGCACGCGAGCACCATGTCGCGGTGGCAGTCCGGCCATCTGTCGGCCACGCTAACGATCTGCGGCCTTTCTTTCTCCAGCATCTGGCGGAAGTCGGCGTAGGCACTTTTCGCGTTGAGGCGCTTGGCCGCGGCCGTGCGCCCGGCTTCGTTCTCGTCTGCGACTGCAACGACCTCTGCCTTGTCGCACTTCAGCCAAACGGTATCGAGACCGTGACCGTAAGCGCCTTTGCCGGTTCGACCGATCACCGCGACGCGATACTTTGCCATCGGAGCGTCTCCCGCGAGGTGCCTGATTTTGGGCACATGCGCAGTGGTTCGCAATCGTGTAGCGGGAATAAGATGGAAGGAACCACTGGGGGCGCGGCAATGACGGTGCGGCACATGCGGCTCGCGTTCGGCCTGTTCATGGTGTTCGCGGGAACCGGGCTTCTCGCGCTCCGGGTGTTCGCACCAGAGATCGCGGCGAAATTGAACGACCTCACGCGCCTGACGTTTGGCGCGCTGCTCGCTATCGTGTTGGGCGGCGTGAATCTTGCGAAGTGGTACGCGGGGGCGCTCGCTTACGAGCAAGCGACCACGCCGGTACGCAGGCCGTTTCAACCGGCCCCGACCGCGAGCACGGACGCCGAACCGAACCCGGCACTCGATTTCACCAAACGCGACGAGCCTGCGAACTCCTGATTACCGCCCGCTGGGTATACTGAAAGTATGGGGACAGCAACTCTCGACCCGACTGTGGAAGTGGTGGCGAAGCGGGACCGGCTGCTCGCGGTGCTGCGCGGACTCGACGGGGTGGCCGTCGCGTTCAGTGGCGGTATCGATAGCACTGTCGTCGCGAAAGCCGCGTTCCTGGCGCTCGGCGCGCGTGCCGTAGCCGTGACCGCTGACAGCGCGAGTGTCGCCCGCTCCGAGCTCGCCGACGCGCGAGAACTTGCGAGACTGATCGGGATTCGCCACGTCGTCGTCCGCACGGACGAGTTCCGCAACCCGGACTACACGAAGAACGACGGCACCCGCTGTTATCACTGCAAAACGGAACTGTACACCACCGTCGAATCGCTGCTGCCGGAACTGGAAGTTCCCGTCATGGCGAGCGGCGCGAACCTCGACGACCTCGGCGACTACCGGCCGGGGCTGGTCGCGGCGGCCGAACACTTCGTGCGCCACCCGCTGCAAGAGGCCGGGTTCACGAAGGCGGACGTTCGCGCACTCGCGCAGCACTGGGAACTCCCTACCTGGGACAAGCCCGCTGCGCCGTGTTTATCGAGCCGCATGGCGCCGGGCGTCGCGGTCACGCCAGAGCGCACGAAGCGCGTCGAGGACGCGGAAGCGTACCTGCGCTCGCTCGGGTTGCGAGAGTGCCGCGTGCGGTACCACGAGGGCGATCTGGCGCGCGTCGAAGTATCACCGGGCGAATTGGCGGCACTGGCGTGCGAACCGGCACGAGCGGAACTCGCGCGAACGCTTCACGCGCTGGGGTTCAAGTTTGTGACACTCGATCTCGACGGCTTCCGCTCGGGTAGCCTGAACGAATTGGTGCCGTTGGAATTGAAACTGAAATTCCGAAGGGAAGAGTAGCTGTATTGGTGGCGGCTCTCTTCTTTTCGTGCCTTTTTCGACGCCAGGAATTCGTCATGACCCCGCTCCCTGCCGCGACCGCGCTGGACCAGTTTTTCCTCGACGCGCGGAGTAAGCTGCTCGAAGCCGCCGCGATCTTCGACCGCATCAGTCGCGGGGGCGGCTCCGATACGGTTGTGACCGATCCGCGTGCCGTCAAACTGCGGAACGCCGTTGAAGTGCTCCTGGGTGACGCGCCGAACAAGGCCGAGTTACTTCAACAACTTTTCTCAATTCCCTACGACGCGGACTGGAAGCGCCCCGCCCCACGGTTCTGATCTGAACGACTCGCGTGCGCGCCCGGCGCGTTACTACCGCACGTCACGAACCTTCAACGTGCGATTTTCCCGCGCGCGGGGTTCCTCCGTACCGCGTTCGGGCTTACCATGTCGGCACCGACCGTCCGTTGGGACGCTCACCTTACAGCCGTGCCGTTAGCCGGGAGTTGGTCGCCATGCCGATTACGTTGGGTTGCCCGTCGTGCGGGAAGCGGTTCCGGGCGCGGGACGAGTCCGCGGGAAAGCGGGTGAAGTGCCCGTACTGCCAGGCGGCGGTGCCGGTACCCACGGCCGAGGAATCGGCCGAGGCCGGTGCGCCCACGGCCCCGCTCCCACCAGTCGCTCCCCCGCCCCACCCGCGCGCCCTGCTCCCCCGGCGTCGCGCCCCGCGTCCCCCGCGCCCGGCACCGGTCGCGTCGCCCGAAGATTGGGGCGCGGTTCCGTCCGGGCTCGCCCCGACCGCGCCCGTCCCGACCGCCCCCCCGCGGGCGTTCAACCCGGCACTCGCTCCCCCGCCGGAGTTCAACCCGGAGCCGGACCAGGAACCCGAACCGAAGCCGCTCCCAACGCGCGAGCGCGGAGCCAAGCCGCGCCCGAAGCCCGCGAAGCCCGAACCGAAGCCGAGTGCGCCGAGAACGGAGACGACTCCCGATCAGGTGCTCGCGAAGAGGTGGGCGGCCGTTCGGCGCGGACTCTTCTGGGTGCAGTTCGCGCTACTTTTCGTTGCCCTGCTCGGTTTCGTTGGCTTCGGCAAAGCGGTGTACACTCGGGCCGTTGGCGAACTGCCGAAGGGCGAGGGGTGGGTCAAGATCGATGGGTACATCAACTCCGGCGGGCCGGACGCGATCCCGCTCACGAAGACCGAGGAAATCGACATATTGACGTATGGGGTGCCGGTTTTCATGGCCGGCTTCCTGTTGACCATTGGCCGGCTCTTTAGCAGCGGTGGCCCGCGGAACAGTGGCTCGCGGGGGTTGTTCGCACTGAGCGGGTTGCTCGCGCTGGTGTCGTTCGTCGCGCTTCTTAGTCACGCCGTGTGTAAGAAAGCGCAATTCACCGAAGAAGCAAAGTACGCTCTGACGGCGTTCTTGCTTTGTGCGCCGCTCGCGGAATTCTGGTTCCTCACGGCTCTGACGGCGAGCGGATTAGCGCTGAAGCGGCCGGCTGTCGCTCGTGCGGTAGGGTTCTTTGGCTTCCTCTGTGCTCTGATCCCTGTGCTGGTACTATTTGGGTTGGACCAATACAAGATCCACCTGCAACCTCAAATACAGCCGGCCGAAGACCGGTTGATGTACGAGCAGGCCGCGCTGCTGATCGGCTGGCTGATTCTGGTGGGCGCCTACTGGCGAGCGGTTCGCGGGGTCCGCGTGGCGGCCCGCGACTTCATCCGCACTGTCGAAGATGCGGCGTAACGCCGGGCGTCAGTTCGTGCGGTGATTCTGAACCGCCGCACGAACCTCCTTGGGTCGAGTGAAGTAGGCGATTCCTCGCGCCTGCGCACGCGGTACCCACCGCGTGAAACTGTTTGACCAGCTCGCCACGTCCGTCATATCATCGAGATTGGCCGAACAGCCGCTTCGAGGACCATAGCATGTTCGCTACCGCCGCGCGGGTCGTTGGTGTGTGTGTACTCGTCGCGCTGACGAGCGGGGTGGGGCGCGCCGACGATAAAGACCCGGTCTACGAGGGCAAGAAGTTCAGCGAGTGGGCGAGCACCGCACAGACGGGCCAGTCGGTCCGGCAGCGCTCGATCGCGATCGACGCGCTGGGCAAAATCTGGATCATGGATCGCAAGACGGGCGCCATCGAGTACGTTGTGGCCGTGCTCCGGAGCGACAAGAGCGCGGCCGTTCGCGCCCAGGCCGCGATCGTTCTCGCGGGGCTCCGCGAAGAGGACATGAAACAGTACGGCGCGCCGGCGCTGATCGACGTTCTCAAGACCGAGAAGGAGTCGAAGGTCCGCAAAGAGCTCATCGCTGCGATGGCCAAGTTCCCCTTCGTGTGTGCGGCCGGGGTCGGGTCGCTCACCCCGGCACTCAAAGATCCCGACTCGATCGTTCGCGTTGCCGCCGGGGAAGCACTGGCACTCGCCGGCCCGATGGCGAAGTCCGCGGCGCCGGAACTGATCCCGCTTCTTAAAGACCCCACCAAAACGGTACGCATCGCTGCGATCTACGCGCTCGGGCGCGTCACCCCGGAAGCGGGGACCACGATCGCCGAGGGTATGGCCGCGATGCTCGGCGCGGAAAAAGACCTCGACATCAGGCGAGAACTACTCGCATCAATCGGGCTCCTCGCAGAAAAATCCGAGCCGGTTATCAAAGCACTCACGGTCGCACTGACCGACGCGGAAGACGACGTGCGCCGCGGAGCTGCCAGGACGCTCGGCACGTTCGGATCGGCTGCAGCGCCAGCCGTGGACGAGTTGTTCAAACTGGTGCTGAGCGACAAAACAAAGGACATTCGCGTGGACGCGGTGCGGGCGTTCGGTTCCGCCCTCGGGCCGACGGGAGTGAAGGCCCGGCTCAAGGATCTGCGCCCGTTACTCGACCCCGCCAAACAGCCGGATTTTGAGGTGCGCCTCGCACTCATTGATGAAATCGCCGCGCTGGGGTACGACAACCTCGGGGCCGATCTCGTATCCCCCGATAAGGGCGTTAAGGCCGAGGCGCTGGAAACGATCGTCGCGCTGCGGTTGCGCTTGGCCGATCCGCAAGTAAAGGTCCGCGAGGCCGCCGGGGTCGCGATTCGGAAAATCGAGAAGAAGCCGGAGCCGAAGAAAGACCCGGAAAAGAAACAGTAGTGCCATATGGCACGCTGAGGTTATGTTTTGCTCACTCTCGTGTTCACCAGGATAGCTGTCGAAGATTTGCGAGAGTGTGCCGAGTCGAGTCGCCTGAACCACGCAGGTGCGCGCGGATCCAAGTTCGGACTCGCGCTTATCCTCGAGCAACAGTAATCTTCAATTAGGGTCGAGCGACGGATTGCAACCCTTTCTGTGGACGATTACCGAATTCTTTTGCACTTTTTCCCCGGCGGGAACAGCCACAATAAAGTCCATTTCTGGCTCGCGGTTTGCTAACTAAGTTTGCGGTCCTTACTTCCGCTCCAGAACGCAAACTTAACCCACAATGTACTTTCGCTAGCGTTTTTGTATCCACCCCATCTTTCCGCACGACTGGTCGATTCGGCTGAAGCGATACAACCCGGTTGACTTCGTTTCTGGCCGTTCTAGATACAGGATGAATTCACTGAATTCAGGTCGCACCATACCCGGCCGAATTCGCCCACGCCGACGGTCCGGAGAGCTGTAGATGTCCACACCCGGAACCCTAACCTCTGCTCTCGCTTTTGTCCCGAACTGGTGGCAAGAAACCACCGATCCGGCCGCGTTCGATGCACTGCTGTCCGGGTGGGCGCGTGCGTGCGGATGGCGGTCGTGCGGGTTCGTGTGGGCCAGCGAGAGCGCTTCGATCACGAAAACGGTCCAGGCCGGGCTGGAGATTGAAATCTCGGCCCCGCCCGAAGTACCCGATGCCCTCCGCCGACTCAAGAGCGGCGAATCTACGGTGCTGTACTCGATTCCCGGGACGACGGGGCGCGTGTTCGCCGCCGTTCACCCGGCCGGGCGCCCGATCGGGGTGCTGTGGGCGGAGAAGACCGCCGGGCAGCCCTGGGCCGATGGCGAACGGGCCTACCTCGCACTCGTCGCCAAGACCGTTGAACGTACCCCCGCACTCTCGGCCCTCATCGGCCCCGTGATCGATCCCGAGCGCCTGTACCAGCGCCTCGGCGACGTGGCCGTGATCGCCGGGCGCATGGCACACGACTTCGACAACCTGCTCCAGGGGATCATCGGGTTCTCGGACCTGACGCTCCCGCTGTTGCAACCCGGCTCGCAGCCCGCGAACTTCGTCGCCGAGATCGGCAAGGTCGGGCAGCGCGGGATCCAGTTCACCCAGCAGTTGCACCACCTGAGCCGCAGCGGACAGGTGAAGCCGAACCCCGGCGCCGTGGCCCTGGCTCTAACGAAGGAAGAAACGCGGCTCAAGATCGCGGCCCAGAACGGCATCCGAATCGAAAAGGAGTTCGCGCCGAGCCTGCCGCCGGTCGCGGTCGAAGCCGGACCGCTCCAGATCGTGATCGGGCACCTGCTCGAGAACGCGGTCGAAGCGTGCTCGGCGGGCGGCGTGGTCCGGGTCGCGGCCCGGCCGGTCGAGATGACCGACGCCGACGCCCGCGCTTATCTGGGGCGCGCCGGGGTCGGCGGGTACCTGCAAATCACCGTTTCTGACACCGGCCCGGGGATCAAGCCGGAGGTGCGGCGGCGGCTGTTCGTGGAACCGTTTTTCACCACCAAGGTGCGTCACCGCGGGCTAGGATTGGCCATCGTGTACCGCGTGCTGTGTTCGCACCGCGGGGGAATTCAACTCGAACCCGTACCATCACCCGGAACCGGCACTCAGGTGCGGGTCGTGCTGCCGCTGGCCGCCGCCCGACCCCCGGCCGTGTCCGGATCTGTCACCGCCAACGCGGTCGGAGGTTAGACACCGTGCCCTACGACATTGAGGACCGATTGACCCAGACACCCAAACCGTTGTACCCGATTATGACGCCGCCGCCAAAAGCACAAGCGATGCCCGCGTCGCGGGAACTCCAGTCCTCGGGTGACATCCACATTCTCATCCTGGACGACGACCCGCACACGTGCGCCGTCATCCAGGCGGCGCTCAACAACCGCGACTTCGTGACCGAGGTCGTGTCCGACCCGATGATGGTCGAGGCCGCGCTCTCGTCGAGCCGGCGGTACCACCTGATCGTGCTGGACTACGTGCTCCCCGGGCTCGAAGCGGAGCAGGTGTTCGGCTGGATCCGCGACCACCAACCGGACGCGAACATCGTCGTTGTCACCGGCTACCCGTCGGTGGACAGCGCGATCAACTGCCTCCGGGCGAAGACCTGTGACTACCTGACCAAGCCGTTCCAGATCGAGCAGCTCCGCGAGATCGTGTACCGGTGCCTGGAGAGCCAGGGGCTCCTCCGGATGACCGAGGACGCGCTCAAGGAGGCACTCGGTGCGGCGATCCGCGAGCGCCGAAAGGCCCTGGCGCTGACGCTCTCCAACATGAGCGACCGCACCGGTGTTTCGCTCGGGTACCTGAGCCAGATCGAACTGGGTAAGAACTCCGCGTCGATCGAAACGCTGTACCGGATCTGCCTGGCACTGGGCATGAAAATGAGCGAACTGTTCCTGTCCGTGCAGCGGGCGTAAGCGCTTTGACGTGTTCACGCAAACGGCCCGCCTTTTGGCGGGCCTTTCGCGTTTTGTGGGCCTTAGCCTCGTAACGAGCCGCGACCGCAAGGGAGTGGTCCGCTCGCGGAGCGAGCGGGCTTGGGCTCCCAGCGCATCGGGCACAGTACGGCACAGGAAGCCCGCTCCCTTGCGGTCGCGGCTCGTTCGACCCACTGCGACGGTCTCGATCGCTTGAGCGCCACTGCCCCTTGGTCGATCACCAGTCGGACGGGAGCACCTGACCGTCCTTGGGATTGAGAAGCAGGCCGAGGGTTCGTTCACTAACGGTGTCGGGGATGAACCGGACCGAACCGTCCCACAGCGCGACATTGAACCCGCCCGGTTGCACCCCACCGAATTTCTTCTTGAGATCCTTCGGCAGTGCGGCGCCCGGCAGCATCACGTCGTCCGGCTTGGTCCAGATGACCGGTTCGGCCGCTTCGACCACCGCGATCGTGTTCGACGTCCCATCTGGGAACGAGTGGGGGATGTTGACGGACGGCGGTTGCAGCGCGTTCGGGCCGACGACCATCTGCATGTGGGTGTAGCCCGGTTTACTCGGCTTGCCGACCGGAGCGAACAGCTTGGGCATCTTGTCGATGAGCTTCTTGTTGTTCTCGCTGTCCCACGGCTCGTCGAACTTGAACTGCTGGTAGAGATCATTTTGATCAATGTACGGCAGGATAGCGACCCGCCAGCTCAACAGGGGCTTCTCGTTCGCGTTCTTGAGCAACGCGCCCTTTGGTCCGACCCCGTGGACGGGAGCCGCGTTGTACCCGCTGTCGTAGTTGAGCAGTGCCAGCACGATCTGCTTGAAGTGGTTTAATGCGGACATTTTCACGGCGGACTCGCGGATCTTTTTCACGGCCTCGGCGACCATCTGCCCGATGTCGAAGTCGGCCTTGTAGCTGGCCGCTAGAGTCAGATCCGACCCGGACACTTCGACCTTCGCAGTTTGGAGTGTGCGGTGCGCTTCCTTGACCGCGGGGAACACGCCGCCGAGGTCGGACTTGCCCGTCATGAGCTTCTCGACCTCGCCCGTCGCCATCTTCATCAACTCTTGACCTTTCTCCTTAGCTCGGTTGGCTGCGGTTGCGTCCGGGAACGCGGCGCGGGCGGTGGCACTGAGTTCCTTGCCCTTCAGGTCGGCCGTCACGGTGAGGGTGTGGGCCGCCAGGAGCGGCGCGAATTCCTTCATCTCGCGCCCGTTTCGTGCTTCTGTGGGAAACTTGTCTAACCGAGCGACCAGGAACGCCGTGTGTCCGGCGGCGGACTTCGTCAAGTCCGGTGTGAGCGGCCACCCGCTCGTCTGGTTCTTGGCGTAACCTTCGAGATATTGTGGTATCAGAACCGGGCTGAGCAGAACCACAGTTTTGTCGTTCGGGAAGTGGATGCGCCCTTCGTCGAATAACTTGTAAAAGTCTTGCATAAGGTGTTGCGATTGGAGGCCGAAAGCTGTGGTTTTGTTGACCGGCTTATTGGATGCAAGGATTAGGACGAACTTTGGTTCTCCGTTTTCTGGAGCCTCGGTCACGCAGAACGTCACCGCATCAAAATCGGTCGGTTTTATTCCGATTCGCTGACTGAGTTTTTCCTCGATCTGATCCCAGCCTGTTTTTGTAAATGCCTGCTTAATTTCTGTGAAAATGTCACTATTACCGATGTCCTTCACCTTCAGGTGAGCGAACAGCACGTGATCGGAGCTGGCGGCGTTCGGGGCCGCGCTCGGGCCGGGTTCCGTGGTCCCGTCGGGGCTCGTGGGCGGCTTCTTCTTGCAGGCCGGGACGAGCACGAGGCACGTGAGCAAAATGCCGAGTGGCACGATGAGTGACCGGCGGGGCATGGCGGTCTCCGTTGGGAAAGGGGTGGAGAAATTATCGCCGCAGAGTTGGAGCAACACAACACGCCGGTCCTTCAGCGCGCGGAACTGATGTTGAGCTATCAAATGTTCGACAAAGAACCGGCGTTATTTTTTCAGTCGGTCCCGGACGGATTCGAGAACGGTCTGTTCGTCGGGGAATTGGCCGGTCTTGAGTTTCGAGTAAATCAGTTCGCCGTTGAGCGTCACTTCAAAGCACCCGCCGCCCGCGGGGACGAGCGTCAGCCCCTTAATCTTCTGCTTCAAGTTGCTCAACAGCGTGGCCGTCAAACTGACGGCTTTGGGCTCGTACCCTCAAAGCGAGCAGTACCTCAGTTCAATGTTCATGATGCACCTCGGTGAGACATGGAGCGTCGGCGCGTCACCGACATGGGAATTGTACGCAACAAACGAACACGCCCCGGTCACCAAACCGGGGCGCTGAGGAAACTAAGAAAGGATCGCATTCAGGCCCTGGGACCGTTGAGGCTTCGGCGAAACTGTTTGAGTCCGTCGAGGGGGCCGCCGGTATGAACGATCACATAGGTGATGCCACGCAAGTCACCTTGCCCGACAACGACCCGGGCCGTGGTGAGCGAGGCTTGGGCGTCCTGGATGTTCTTGAGGTCGAACCGGCCGTTGTTGGGGAACAAGTACACTTTTGCGAACGCAGTGGGGTCGCGCGGGTCCGAGCTCCGGAACACGATCACCGGTACGTACTCGCCGTGAATCTTCTCGTGCATTTTGTGCATCACGAGGTCGTAGTTCAGCGCCCATTCGTCCGGGAGCCGGTCCGGGAGCTTCTGGGCGGTGAGCCACTCTTGTGTGGCTCGCTCGGGGTCGCTCAGTTGCTCGTCGGCCCTTTGAACGAGTGCGTCGGTTTCGACTTTGGGGCGCGTGTTGGTGAAGATGCCCAGCGCGATGCCCACGAGCAGGACCGACGCGGCGAGGGCGGCGACGGCCCGGTACGCCTTCCGGCGCAGGACCGCGCCCTGTTTCTCGGCGACGTGCGCCACGAGGCTGGTGCGGAGCCCGGCCGGGACCGGCACCGCGAGCATCGCTCGCGCCACGGCGCGGTCGAACGACGCGATCGCGCGCCCGTTCGCCGCGCACGCCGCGCACGTGGCCAGGTGGTCATCGAGCGGCGCGTTCACGTCCGGGCCGAGTTCGTCGGGCGCCTGGCGGCGGAGTCTCAGGTAAAACTGTGCGTCACGGCAGTCCATCGGTCACCTTCTTCGGAGCGCTCGCGATCCGTTCGCGGTCCGCTTCGTCGGTCGGGCTGAGGCGGGTTCTGAGGTACGCCTTCCCCCGCGCCAGGCGCGACATCACGGTTCCGATCGGCAGATCCATTTGCTCGGCGATGTCGCGGTAGCTGAACTCTTCAAAATAGAACAGGATGATGGGCGTGCGAAACGTCTCATCCAGTTCGTCCAGCACGTGCTGGAGCTTGGCCGGGTCGATCTCCGGCACCGGGTCGTCGCCGGACCGATCGGGCAGGTCGCCCACCGCGTCGAGCGGGACCACTTTGTGCCGCTTCTGGTCGCGGATCTTATGCAAATACACGTTCCGCAGAATTCGGAACAGCCAGGCCCTGGCGCGGTCCGGTTCGCGGAGCTGGGGCAACCGAGCGAGTGCCTTCCCGAACGTTTCTTGCGTCAGGTCCTCGGCGTCCGCCGAGGACCCGCTCAATCGGTAGGCGTACCGGTAGAGGGCCTCGTAGTGAGCGTCGATTAATTGGGGCAAGCCGCCAGACGCCATACCAGGCCCTCACTCTTACGAACCCGAACCGCGGGGTTTATTCCCGAACTTTGTTCGCGCGCCGCGCTGTTCTCACGTCACAAGAAGTTCCGCGTGCCAAAGTTCCGAAGTTCGGAGCACGGGAATTTGCGAACGCAGCCGCCGACCATTTTGCTGCTCATTCGGTCTTCGACCCGGTGCTGCCGGTCTTGGGGCGGGGATCACGATAGGAGGAATTTTTTGCGAGTCGGAAATTTTTCGGGAATATCCTTCCCGGCTTCGTATCAATGTGGGCGTGGGTGAAACGGATTAACCGCATTGACCGGCAATAATGGCGACAGAATCCGCGATTCGGAAACGAGTTGCGCTCTGAAAATTGCCTCACTTGCCCGAATTGTGTTGCTCTTTTTCAACCCCAACAAAACAGAAGGTCGCAACCCCGGACGTCCGGGACGCGTGAGGAACCTCTCTGTTGTTTCAGCTGTGCCCCAACATATTTGAGGAGTTTCTGATGAAGAAGGTTATCGCTGCTCTGGTCGTCGCTCTGACCGTCTCCACCGTTGTTGGCTGCGGTGGCGCCGCCGCCACGACCAAGCCGGCCACCCCGGCCAAGTAACTTGGTACCGCGTGATCGCGGGCCACGTTTACGTGGAACAAGGGTCGACCGGTCATCGGTCGACCCTTTGTCATTTTCATAGCATGTCGGATGTCGGAAACGCCGAACAGCGAATCCTCACTTCCGCGGAGTCACCCGTGCAACGCGCCTTCATCTTCGGCCTGCTTTTCGCGCTGAGCCTTGCCGCGACCGGCTGCGGCGGTTCCCGCGAGCGCAACAAGAACAGCGACTACGACCGGCCCACGACACAACCGAAGAAGTGAGCGGTACCGGAGAAGAACCGCAGATCACGCGGATGAACGCAGGTTAGGACAGAAGAAACTTGCAAGTCCTATCTCGTTATCATCTTGCGATTTGCGTGATTCTGCCTTTCGTTCCTTTCTGATTTTATCTGCGCTCATCTGCGCGATCTGCGGCTGCTTCGCAGCCCCT
The Gemmata palustris DNA segment above includes these coding regions:
- a CDS encoding HEAT repeat domain-containing protein, whose protein sequence is MFATAARVVGVCVLVALTSGVGRADDKDPVYEGKKFSEWASTAQTGQSVRQRSIAIDALGKIWIMDRKTGAIEYVVAVLRSDKSAAVRAQAAIVLAGLREEDMKQYGAPALIDVLKTEKESKVRKELIAAMAKFPFVCAAGVGSLTPALKDPDSIVRVAAGEALALAGPMAKSAAPELIPLLKDPTKTVRIAAIYALGRVTPEAGTTIAEGMAAMLGAEKDLDIRRELLASIGLLAEKSEPVIKALTVALTDAEDDVRRGAARTLGTFGSAAAPAVDELFKLVLSDKTKDIRVDAVRAFGSALGPTGVKARLKDLRPLLDPAKQPDFEVRLALIDEIAALGYDNLGADLVSPDKGVKAEALETIVALRLRLADPQVKVREAAGVAIRKIEKKPEPKKDPEKKQ
- a CDS encoding Gfo/Idh/MocA family protein, whose product is MAKYRVAVIGRTGKGAYGHGLDTVWLKCDKAEVVAVADENEAGRTAAAKRLNAKSAYADFRQMLEKERPQIVSVADRWPDCHRDMVLACAEYGANIFLEKPASQTLQQVDEMVAVCEKHHVKCAIAHQTAYSPRVKVVKDLIGEGKIGAVMELRGHGKEDKRGGGEDLMVLGTHTFDLMRHLAGDSKWCFARIQQAGRKAVSGDVRQGGEQIGPIVGDHITATYGFAGIALGHYVTHVAKDGASTRYWLEVRGTKGTIHLGFGILPAAYLCEDPSGMFGKSKAPWVEITSAGLGKPEPLNAKELDNGNILIVNDLIEAIEKDRAPLDSLSDGRAALEMIMAVYESHRLERPVDLPLKNRKHPLAAM
- the larE gene encoding ATP-dependent sacrificial sulfur transferase LarE, which produces MGTATLDPTVEVVAKRDRLLAVLRGLDGVAVAFSGGIDSTVVAKAAFLALGARAVAVTADSASVARSELADARELARLIGIRHVVVRTDEFRNPDYTKNDGTRCYHCKTELYTTVESLLPELEVPVMASGANLDDLGDYRPGLVAAAEHFVRHPLQEAGFTKADVRALAQHWELPTWDKPAAPCLSSRMAPGVAVTPERTKRVEDAEAYLRSLGLRECRVRYHEGDLARVEVSPGELAALACEPARAELARTLHALGFKFVTLDLDGFRSGSLNELVPLELKLKFRREE
- a CDS encoding ATP-binding protein, whose amino-acid sequence is MSTPGTLTSALAFVPNWWQETTDPAAFDALLSGWARACGWRSCGFVWASESASITKTVQAGLEIEISAPPEVPDALRRLKSGESTVLYSIPGTTGRVFAAVHPAGRPIGVLWAEKTAGQPWADGERAYLALVAKTVERTPALSALIGPVIDPERLYQRLGDVAVIAGRMAHDFDNLLQGIIGFSDLTLPLLQPGSQPANFVAEIGKVGQRGIQFTQQLHHLSRSGQVKPNPGAVALALTKEETRLKIAAQNGIRIEKEFAPSLPPVAVEAGPLQIVIGHLLENAVEACSAGGVVRVAARPVEMTDADARAYLGRAGVGGYLQITVSDTGPGIKPEVRRRLFVEPFFTTKVRHRGLGLAIVYRVLCSHRGGIQLEPVPSPGTGTQVRVVLPLAAARPPAVSGSVTANAVGG
- a CDS encoding RNA polymerase sigma factor — its product is MASGGLPQLIDAHYEALYRYAYRLSGSSADAEDLTQETFGKALARLPQLREPDRARAWLFRILRNVYLHKIRDQKRHKVVPLDAVGDLPDRSGDDPVPEIDPAKLQHVLDELDETFRTPIILFYFEEFSYRDIAEQMDLPIGTVMSRLARGKAYLRTRLSPTDEADRERIASAPKKVTDGLP
- a CDS encoding response regulator, producing MPYDIEDRLTQTPKPLYPIMTPPPKAQAMPASRELQSSGDIHILILDDDPHTCAVIQAALNNRDFVTEVVSDPMMVEAALSSSRRYHLIVLDYVLPGLEAEQVFGWIRDHQPDANIVVVTGYPSVDSAINCLRAKTCDYLTKPFQIEQLREIVYRCLESQGLLRMTEDALKEALGAAIRERRKALALTLSNMSDRTGVSLGYLSQIELGKNSASIETLYRICLALGMKMSELFLSVQRA
- a CDS encoding DUF1559 family PulG-like putative transporter; this translates as MPRRSLIVPLGILLTCLVLVPACKKKPPTSPDGTTEPGPSAAPNAASSDHVLFAHLKVKDIGNSDIFTEIKQAFTKTGWDQIEEKLSQRIGIKPTDFDAVTFCVTEAPENGEPKFVLILASNKPVNKTTAFGLQSQHLMQDFYKLFDEGRIHFPNDKTVVLLSPVLIPQYLEGYAKNQTSGWPLTPDLTKSAAGHTAFLVARLDKFPTEARNGREMKEFAPLLAAHTLTVTADLKGKELSATARAAFPDATAANRAKEKGQELMKMATGEVEKLMTGKSDLGGVFPAVKEAHRTLQTAKVEVSGSDLTLAASYKADFDIGQMVAEAVKKIRESAVKMSALNHFKQIVLALLNYDSGYNAAPVHGVGPKGALLKNANEKPLLSWRVAILPYIDQNDLYQQFKFDEPWDSENNKKLIDKMPKLFAPVGKPSKPGYTHMQMVVGPNALQPPSVNIPHSFPDGTSNTIAVVEAAEPVIWTKPDDVMLPGAALPKDLKKKFGGVQPGGFNVALWDGSVRFIPDTVSERTLGLLLNPKDGQVLPSDW